A window of Equus przewalskii isolate Varuska chromosome 18, EquPr2, whole genome shotgun sequence contains these coding sequences:
- the FBXO40 gene encoding F-box only protein 40, giving the protein MGRARRPPPGQHRHCERCFNRHCHVPVEPNVSCLVINCHLSCGATFHMCKEAEHELLCPLEQVPCLNSEYGCPLSMSRHKLAKHLQVCPASVVCCSMEWNRWPNVDSETTLHENIMKETPSEECLDTALALQDQKVLFRSLKMVELFPETREPTEEEPIMNGEASWEEMGGAVGGADARLVSNDSLSATNREMVELSQEEREVLAKTKEGMDLAKFDKWENMFSKEHAASALTDSSTSCESKSRKGPGKEQISSGNNMVKEDTANEKEPQENQKQQDSHGAMETTGLAPWQDGVLERLKTAVDAKDYNMYLVHNGRMLIHFGQMAACTPKERDFVYGNLEAQEVKTVYTFKVPVSYCGKRARLGDAMLSCRPGEHKAVDTSDLGITVEDLPKSDLIKTTLLCALERELKGHVISESRSIDGLFMDFATQTYNFEPEQFSSGTVLADLLTTAEPGGLHVELHSESVTRRHNKSSSAFTFTCNKFFRRDEFPLHFKNVHTDIQSCLNGWFQHRCPLAYLGCTFIQNHFRPPGQKAKVIYSQELKTFAIKPEVASELSEGRKNNHLSSHGGKNQNSLTSLPLEVLQYIAGFLDSISLSQLSQVSVLMRNICATLLQERGMVLLQWKKKRYSHGGTSWKVHREIWQFSSLFSKIKSWEFNEVASMSEHLKACPFNIVEHKTDPILLTSMRQPREQARESLVTTFRARARGRHAY; this is encoded by the exons ATG GGCAGGGCACGCAGGCCTCCACCAGGGCAGCACAGGCATTGTGAGAGATGCTTCAACCGTCACTGCCATGTTCCTGTGGAGCCCAATGTCTCCTGCCTGGTGATAAACTGCCACCTGTCCTGTGGCGCTACCTTCCACATGTGCAAAGAGGCAGAACATGAGCTTCTCTGCCCCTTAGAGCAGGTTCCGTGTCTCAACTCTGAATATGGCTGCCCCCTTTCCATGTCCCGCCACAAGCTGGCCAAGCACCTGCAAGTGTGCCCCGCCAGTGTGGTCTGCTGCTCCATGGAGTGGAACCGCTGGCCAAACGTGGACTCTGAAACAACCCTTCATGAGAACATCATGAAAGAGACCCCCAGTGAGGAGTGTTTGGACACAGCCCTGGCCCTCCAGGACCAGAAGGTCCTTTTCAGATCTCTGAAAATGGTAGAACTTTTCCCAGAAACCAGAGAACCCACTGAGGAGGAACCTATTATGAATGGTGAAGCCAGTTGGGAGGAAATGGGAGGAGCAGTGGGTGGAGCAGATGCCAGGTTGGTATCAAACGACTCTCTGTCAGCGACTAACAGAGAGATGGTagagctgagtcaagaagaacgAGAGGTGTTAGCTAAAACCAAAGAAGGGATGGACCTGGCCAAGTTTGACAAGTGGGAAAATATGTTCAGCAAAGAGCATGCAGCTTCTGCTTTAACGGACTCATCAACGAGCTGTGAGAGCAAGAGCAGGAAAGGCCCAGGGAAAGAACAGATTTCCAGTGGCAATAACATGGTAAAAGAAGATACTGCCAATGAGAAAGAACCGCAGGAAAACCAGAAGCAGCAGGACTCTCATGGAGCCATGGAAACGACAGGGCTTGCCCCTTGGCAGGATGGTGTTCTGGAAAGACTGAAAACGGCTGTGGATGCAAAGGACTATAATATGTATCTGGTGCACAATGGGAGGATGCTTATTCACTTTGGTCAGATGGCTGCTTGTACACCTAAGGAGAGAGACTTTGTTTATGGCAACCTGGAAGCTCAGGAAGTGAAGACTGTTTACACCTTCAAAGTTCCTGTGAGCTACTGTGGGAAGCGGGCTCGCCTTGGAGACGCCATGTTGAGTTGTAGGCCAGGTGAACACAAGGCAGTAGATACTTCAGATTTGGGGATCACTGTGGAGGACCTACCCAAATCAGATCTCATCAAGACCACCCTCCTGTGTGCTTTGGAAAGAGAACTCAAAGGTCATGTCATCTCCGAATCCAGGAGCATTGACGGGCTGTTTATGGATTTTGCTACACAGACATACAATTTTGAGCCGGAACAGTTTTCCTCTGGGACGGTGCTGGCTGACCTCCTAACCACTGCCGAACCGGGTGGGCTCCATGTGGAGCTCCACAGTGAGTCTGTGACCAGGAGGCACAACAAGAGCAGCTCTGCCTTCACTTTCACTTGCAACAAATTCTTCAGGAGGGATGAATTCCCCCTACACTTCAAGAACGTCCACACAGACATTCAGTCATGTCTCAACGGCTGGTTCCAGCATCGATGCCCCCTCGCCTACTTGGGATGTACATTTATTCAAAACCATTTCCGTCCCCCAGGGCAAAAGGCAAAAGTCATCTATAGTCAGGAGCTTAAGACCTTTGCCATCAAGCCGGAGGTTGCTTCAGAGCTCagtgagggaaggaagaacaACCACCTCTCAAGCCATGGAGGAAAAAACCAGAATTCTCTAACCAGCCTGCCCCTGGAGGTTTTGCAGTACATTGCTGGGTTCTTGGACAGCATCAGCCTGTCCCAGCTCTCCCAGGTGTCTGTGCTGATGAGGAATATCTGTGCCACTTTGTTACAAGAGAGGGGGATGGTCCTCCTGcagtggaagaagaaaagatattcCCATGGAGGCACCTCCTGGAAAGTCCACAGAGAG ATCTGGCAGTTCAGCAGCCTGTTCTCCAAAATCAAGAGCTGGGAGTTTAATgaagttgcttccatgtctgaGCACCTGAAGGCCTGTCCTTTCAACATTGTAGAGCACAAGACTGACCCGATTCTTTTGACCAGCATGCGTCAGCCCCGCGAGCAGGCCCGAGAGAGCTTAGTCACCACCTTTAGAGCCAGAGCACGAGGCAGACACGCCTACTAA